In a single window of the Bacillus mycoides genome:
- a CDS encoding DUF3892 domain-containing protein, with protein sequence MDKKDFQKVYNDYLHQGEEQAQLEVVQDQEVDSGAEQIVAVRKNDDGDLIAFKTSSGRELDYITALSEAKSGKLVHVDLFHKYGRDIIRSEPDGIKENNLDNLPSF encoded by the coding sequence ATGGATAAAAAAGACTTTCAAAAAGTTTATAATGATTACTTACATCAAGGAGAAGAGCAAGCTCAATTGGAAGTAGTCCAGGACCAGGAAGTCGATTCGGGAGCAGAACAAATTGTTGCCGTTCGTAAAAATGATGATGGGGATTTAATTGCTTTTAAGACAAGTAGCGGGAGAGAGTTAGATTATATTACTGCTCTTAGTGAAGCGAAATCAGGGAAGTTAGTTCATGTGGACCTATTTCATAAGTATGGTAGAGATATTATACGTAGTGAACCTGATGGAATAAAGGAAAATAACTTAGATAATTTACCTTCATTTTAA
- a CDS encoding YaiI/YqxD family protein, giving the protein MKIYVDADACPVKDVIILEATNAEIPVTLVTSFSHYSNAEQPKGVETIYVDSGADAADYRIMQLAKKEDLIVTQDYGLASLALAKGCIVLHHKGYKYTNENIEQLLQTRYLSAMVRKSGKRTKGPKPFTAEDKEKFRVLFKSIVAL; this is encoded by the coding sequence ATGAAGATCTACGTTGATGCAGATGCTTGTCCTGTAAAAGATGTAATTATTTTAGAGGCTACGAATGCAGAAATTCCCGTTACCCTCGTTACTAGCTTTTCTCATTATTCTAATGCGGAACAACCAAAAGGTGTAGAAACAATTTATGTTGATTCCGGAGCAGATGCTGCGGATTACCGAATAATGCAATTAGCCAAAAAAGAAGATTTAATCGTAACGCAAGATTATGGTCTTGCTTCGCTAGCTTTAGCAAAAGGCTGTATCGTTCTACACCATAAAGGCTATAAGTATACGAATGAAAACATTGAACAATTGTTACAAACACGGTATTTAAGTGCAATGGTTCGAAAAAGCGGTAAGCGTACAAAGGGACCGAAACCATTTACAGCAGAAGATAAAGAGAAGTTTAGAGTGCTCTTTAAAAGTATAGTCGCACTTTAA